The stretch of DNA ATCCTGGCAATCCGGGTCACTGAATTCGTGGATATACATCTGGGTTCTCCTAAAGGGCCGCGACGGCGGTGGCGTCGTCGGCTGGTGTTGCGGGTTCCAGAACGACGACGGTCCCTGCCTTGCCGTCGATCCGGACCCTTTGTCCGGTGGTCAGGCGGGCGGTGGCAAAGCCGGTGCCCACGACGGCGGGAATGCCGTATTCACGGCAGACGATGGCGGCGTGGCACATCATGCCGCCGATATCGGTGATGACCCCGGTAGCCACCGCGAAGGCCGCGGCCCACGAGGGCGCGGTGATGGGAGCGACGAGGATTTCGCCGGGCTGGAGGAGGGGGAGGTCCTTCTCTGACCGCAGGACGCGGACGGGGCCCTCGACCACCCCGAGCGAGCCTGGGATTCCGTTGAGCGTGTCCGTGGCTCCGCCGGAGGCGCCGAGCCAGTCCTGCACCCGCTCGGTGGTGACGCCGTAGTTCATCACGGCGAACGGGTCCGTCACCTGCTGCGGCGGGATGCCGTAGGCGGGCGGGGCGCCGGCGGCCTGGAGCGCTGCGACGATCGGCCGGCGGCGGGCGATCTCGGCCTGCCAGCGCTTCTTGCCGCGGGCTGGTACACCGATGGCCCACGAGTCCACGACGTCGAAGAGTGCAGTGTCCAGTTCGAAGCGGTTGAGGTAGAACATGTCCTCCGCGTTGTCGAGGAAGCCGGCGGCGACGAGGAAGCGGGCGAGGTCCCAGGTCTTCTCCCAGAAGATCTTGTGGGACCAGTGCTCGACATAGATGTTGTGTTCTTCGATGTAGGGGAAGACCTTGCGGGCCAGCCCCAGGAGCTCGTCGAACTGGCGTGCTTCGTCGCCGGTGAGCAGGGCGCGGTACTCGTCCACGATCTCGTCCCGTTCGGAGCGGAGCCGCTCGATCGGCCGGGAGATGTCCTCGCCGGCGGCGATCTTCACGGCGTAGCGGGCGATGCCCTGCAGCGGGATGGAGAGGTCGCTGGCCCAGGTTTCCTGGTCGTGGGTGAAACCGTATTCGGCGAAGTAGTTGAACCAGGGGTCCTTGGCGGACTCGAACGCGGCAAGCCAGGTCCGGCCGTTCGCGGTTTCGGCCAGGGCGGCCAGGACGGCGTCGGCACCCGTGTCTCCGGTGATGATGGGGTTCAGGCCCAGTTCATTGGAGAGTGCCGCGAGCTTGCGCAGCTCGTCGTCCGGGCGGAAGGCGAGGACGTCGACCCCGGCCACCATCCGGGAGATGGACTGTTCGCTGATGAGGGGGAAGGCCTGCTTGCAGAACTGGAAGAAGGTGATGTAGCCGCCGTAGCCGAGGTTGAGGAACTCGAAGTGGTACTGCCAGATGGAGAAGAATTCGTCGATCAGCCGGTGGTAGTTTTCGATGACCGCCATGGCCGATGAGCGGCCGCGCGCTTCGCTGACCACCTCTGCCGGATCGTACTCGGTCAGGTGCGGGAAGCTGATGGTGCGCAGGGAATCGATGGCTCCCTCCATCTTGGTCTTCCACTTTGCGTACAGCTCATCCCAGTTGGCGTAATAGTAGCCGGCGCGCTCCTGGAAGATGGCCACGCGTTCCTGGATGCGTGCCGGGTCCTCGACTGCCAGCGGTGAGATGTAGACGTAGCCGTTGACCACGCGGACGTCCAGGCCCAGGGAAACCGGCAGGGCGAAGATCCGGGTGCTGAACGTGCCGACTCCCAGGTACACGGCTTCCGCGCCGATGCTGTCGAAGGGATGGCAGCCGCGGGACCAGTGCATGGTGTCAGCGAACCAGAACTGCTTGTTCTCGTGTTCGGTGGTTTCCTCGGAGGGGACGAGGTAATACGGGTACATCGATTCCCAGCCTTCGCCTCCGGCCGGTGTTGTGGCCTCGTTGAAGAACGGGAAGCGGGCGGTGCTCTTAGGGGTGGTTCCTGCGATGTCGGTCATGACCTGGCTCCTTGCGACTGTGAAAGGGATGGGGTGAGGTATTCAAGTAGTGCGGCGACGTCAGCCACGGCAAGATCCGGCCGCGCGGCGCCCTCGAGTGTGGCGAGCAGCCCGGGGGAGGTTGCTCCGGAGAGGACGAGGGCGCTGTGGGCACCCATGGACCTGGCCAGTTCGATTTCGACGGT from Arthrobacter sp. PAMC25564 encodes:
- a CDS encoding PEP-utilizing enzyme translates to MTDIAGTTPKSTARFPFFNEATTPAGGEGWESMYPYYLVPSEETTEHENKQFWFADTMHWSRGCHPFDSIGAEAVYLGVGTFSTRIFALPVSLGLDVRVVNGYVYISPLAVEDPARIQERVAIFQERAGYYYANWDELYAKWKTKMEGAIDSLRTISFPHLTEYDPAEVVSEARGRSSAMAVIENYHRLIDEFFSIWQYHFEFLNLGYGGYITFFQFCKQAFPLISEQSISRMVAGVDVLAFRPDDELRKLAALSNELGLNPIITGDTGADAVLAALAETANGRTWLAAFESAKDPWFNYFAEYGFTHDQETWASDLSIPLQGIARYAVKIAAGEDISRPIERLRSERDEIVDEYRALLTGDEARQFDELLGLARKVFPYIEEHNIYVEHWSHKIFWEKTWDLARFLVAAGFLDNAEDMFYLNRFELDTALFDVVDSWAIGVPARGKKRWQAEIARRRPIVAALQAAGAPPAYGIPPQQVTDPFAVMNYGVTTERVQDWLGASGGATDTLNGIPGSLGVVEGPVRVLRSEKDLPLLQPGEILVAPITAPSWAAAFAVATGVITDIGGMMCHAAIVCREYGIPAVVGTGFATARLTTGQRVRIDGKAGTVVVLEPATPADDATAVAAL